A single region of the Gossypium arboreum isolate Shixiya-1 chromosome 12, ASM2569848v2, whole genome shotgun sequence genome encodes:
- the LOC108484543 gene encoding uncharacterized protein LOC108484543 — translation MASGFGESTSMPPPSPSCSSSNNANDAGDFECNICFELAQDPIVTLCGHLFCWPCLYRWLHHHSHSQECPVCKALIQEEKLVPLYGRGKNKTDPRSKSYPGMEIPNRPAGQRPATAPPPPPETNQFANYGFGLMGSFVPMATARIGNFTMGFGGLLPSLFNIHFHGFPDATVYGTTSGFPYGFNTFHGGVAHGFPQPTTRGQQADNVLKNLLLLIGVFVVLALLYW, via the coding sequence ATGGCGAGTGGTTTTGGTGAATCAACAAGCATGCCTCCCCCAAGTCCATCTTGCTCGAGCAGTAATAATGCTAACGATGCTGGTGATTTTGAATGCAATATTTGCTTTGAATTGGCTCAAGATCCAATCGTCACACTTTGTGGTCATCTCTTCTGCTGGCCATGTCTCTACAGATGGTTGCACCATCACTCGCATTCTCAAGAATGTCCGGTTTGCAAGGCCCTAATACAAGAGGAAAAACTTGTTCCCCTTTATGGCAGGGGCAAAAACAAGACTGACCCGCGCTCTAAATCGTATCCGGGCATGGAAATCCCAAACCGCCCAGCTGGGCAAAGGCCGGCTACTGCTCCTCCTCCACCCCCGGAAACAAATCAGTTTGCAAATTATGGGTTTGGATTGATGGGCAGTTTTGTTCCGATGGCAACAGCAAGGATCGGTAACTTCACCATGGGTTTTGGAGGCCTATTGCCATCCTTgtttaatattcattttcatgGATTTCCAGATGCTACCGTGTATGGAACAACTTCAGGGTTTCCTTATGGGTTCAATACATTTCACGGTGGTGTTGCTCATGGGTTTCCCCAGCCGACGACACGAGGGCAGCAGGCAGATAATGTTTTGAAGAATCTTCTGTTGTTGATTGGGGTGTTTGTCGTCCTCGCTTTGCTTTATTGGTGA